The following are encoded together in the Gammaproteobacteria bacterium genome:
- a CDS encoding conserved hypothetical protein (Evidence 4 : Unknown function but conserved in other organisms), whose translation MKILPEQIKMAFAQELEKTGHTIEDLEVALKNNANIKTAGASAALAGLAKATPGLLNLGGLVSIGTGALGGAGIYAGYKANENSNEKILKKMKERQQYIEATKALQAALQNQQAL comes from the coding sequence AAATTTTACCTGAACAAATTAAGATGGCGTTTGCCCAAGAATTAGAGAAAACTGGCCATACTATTGAAGATTTAGAAGTAGCGTTGAAAAACAATGCTAATATTAAAACAGCTGGAGCTTCTGCTGCTTTAGCAGGTTTAGCGAAAGCTACACCAGGTCTACTTAATTTAGGTGGACTTGTTTCGATAGGTACAGGAGCATTAGGTGGCGCTGGTATATATGCTGGTTATAAGGCTAATGAGAACTCTAACGAGAAGATATTGAAGAAGATGAAGGAGCGCCAGCAATATATAGAAGCCACCAAAGCACTTCAAGCTGCCTTACAGAATCAACAAGCTCTATGA